In Candidatus Poribacteria bacterium, one DNA window encodes the following:
- a CDS encoding tetratricopeptide repeat protein, which yields MPAEQGTPTEAAHAYQTGLQALTRKDNRTALAAFQRAIKLDASHAEAHYQLGVLYGRQSQWKPAIQALQNAINLTPDFADAHVRLGEAYLIGMANAEDAVKPLQRALQLQPDLFKARRLLGAAYLRLNQIDEAIHHLKRIPHDNEARYILGLAYFQAEDFTQAIPHFEAVIKRQSRHAKAHFNLGNCYLRTGKITEGRAALRTFEKLTREEEQLTTLQRLILDNPQRLRLRYQLAELHIKRTEWKPAIAELKACLTIAPQDEKASELLGYSYLQTEAYMDALEIYGNLVEAHPKSAVYRNSLGIVYMMLKKHRQAITQFETAVRLNTTNPQLYRNLANTYRQIGEQAKAEQAYQRYRSLTK from the coding sequence GTGCCAGCAGAACAAGGCACACCCACCGAGGCAGCACACGCCTATCAGACGGGTTTGCAAGCACTCACTCGGAAAGATAATCGCACTGCGCTCGCAGCGTTCCAGCGAGCAATAAAACTGGACGCATCGCACGCTGAGGCACATTATCAACTCGGTGTGCTATACGGCAGGCAATCGCAGTGGAAACCAGCAATTCAGGCACTCCAAAATGCCATCAATCTCACGCCCGATTTTGCCGATGCGCACGTTCGTCTCGGCGAGGCATATCTGATCGGTATGGCGAACGCGGAAGATGCCGTTAAACCGCTGCAACGCGCTTTACAACTGCAGCCCGACCTCTTTAAAGCACGCAGGCTTTTAGGTGCCGCCTACCTGCGTCTGAACCAAATCGATGAAGCAATCCATCACCTTAAACGGATACCGCATGACAATGAGGCACGTTACATTCTCGGTCTCGCCTACTTCCAAGCAGAGGATTTTACGCAAGCAATACCCCATTTTGAAGCAGTTATTAAACGCCAAAGTCGGCACGCGAAAGCACATTTCAATCTGGGAAACTGTTATCTACGCACTGGGAAAATTACCGAGGGACGCGCTGCGCTCCGTACATTTGAGAAACTCACCCGTGAAGAGGAACAACTGACAACACTCCAACGTTTGATTCTCGACAATCCACAACGCCTTCGACTCCGTTATCAACTCGCTGAACTGCACATCAAACGAACAGAATGGAAACCCGCGATTGCGGAGCTCAAAGCGTGTCTTACTATCGCTCCACAGGATGAGAAGGCATCCGAATTGCTCGGTTATAGTTATCTTCAAACAGAGGCTTACATGGACGCACTTGAGATATACGGAAACCTCGTTGAAGCACATCCAAAGAGTGCAGTGTACCGGAATAGTCTCGGTATTGTCTATATGATGCTAAAAAAACATCGGCAGGCAATTACGCAATTTGAGACCGCAGTCCGTCTTAACACAACGAACCCACAACTCTATCGAAACTTGGCAAATACCTATCGGCAAATCGGCGAACAGGCGAAAGCAGAGCAGGCATATCAACGCTACCGCTCTCTGACAAAGTAA
- a CDS encoding GMC family oxidoreductase, whose amino-acid sequence MNNSQSQSSSATNSARASQRQNQQLQQEHADVCVIGSGAGGAVVAKELAEAGLSVIILEAGENHDPSTFGNYEPEMLRRLFWDNGLRRTRDGAIVISQGRGVGGSTVHNLCYAVRPPQVLLDRWGVPDLSANFARVEQMLGVTQIQEPDVNRLNAVIRRGCEVMKWRGVVQRHNRGACPTCGSQCLFGCPLSKSTQDNPTRSGKQSMAVTYIPLALAAGARLYSNCTAEKIHTEKNRVVGVSAQLPSGKLDIQSKAVVLAAGAINSPQLWLKSRLPNTNRQVGKNLHLHPAVFVGGIFNETIDGHLGIPQSYYIDEFLNLEKSRSSGYLLMPAFGSQMIVAASLPGFGEDHRELMERYRHIAALLVLLHDRTTGRVSVNYRGAPNIAYRLRRSDKRMLVEGAINAARLLFAAGATEIVMPYTQHFPIKTEMDLEIVRRRGIVPNDIMLASSHPQGTLRMGENPNRNVVKLSGESHAVKGLFVADASLFPTSIGVPPTLAIAALAEHVANQIIESGIVQ is encoded by the coding sequence ATGAACAATTCACAATCTCAGTCCTCGAGTGCCACCAATAGTGCCCGCGCCTCGCAGCGGCAAAACCAGCAACTCCAGCAAGAACATGCTGATGTGTGCGTTATCGGCTCTGGGGCAGGCGGTGCTGTCGTCGCAAAAGAACTCGCTGAAGCTGGGTTATCAGTAATCATTTTAGAGGCAGGCGAAAATCACGACCCTTCCACTTTCGGTAACTACGAACCAGAGATGCTGCGCCGCCTCTTCTGGGATAACGGCTTACGGCGCACACGCGATGGCGCGATCGTTATCTCGCAAGGCAGAGGGGTCGGCGGTTCAACCGTACATAACCTCTGCTACGCTGTCCGCCCACCACAAGTACTATTAGATAGGTGGGGTGTTCCAGACCTCTCAGCCAACTTTGCGCGTGTGGAGCAGATGCTCGGTGTCACACAGATACAGGAACCGGACGTGAACCGCCTAAATGCTGTTATTCGTCGCGGATGCGAAGTGATGAAGTGGCGCGGTGTCGTGCAAAGGCACAATAGGGGTGCCTGCCCTACGTGCGGATCGCAGTGCCTTTTCGGATGCCCACTCTCGAAATCAACTCAGGACAACCCCACAAGAAGTGGCAAACAGAGTATGGCGGTTACGTATATCCCTTTGGCACTTGCCGCAGGCGCACGACTCTATAGCAACTGCACCGCTGAGAAAATCCATACGGAAAAAAATAGAGTCGTTGGTGTTTCTGCACAACTGCCATCAGGCAAGTTGGATATCCAGAGCAAAGCGGTGGTACTCGCCGCCGGTGCCATCAACTCACCACAACTCTGGTTAAAAAGCCGGCTGCCGAACACAAACCGACAGGTAGGAAAAAATCTCCACTTGCATCCGGCTGTTTTTGTCGGTGGGATTTTCAACGAAACCATTGACGGACACCTCGGCATCCCGCAAAGTTACTATATTGATGAGTTCCTCAACTTAGAAAAGTCTCGGAGTAGTGGTTACCTACTCATGCCTGCCTTCGGTTCGCAGATGATAGTCGCTGCAAGCCTTCCGGGATTCGGTGAGGATCATCGAGAACTGATGGAACGCTACCGCCACATCGCTGCGCTCCTCGTTCTCTTACATGACCGAACAACCGGACGAGTCTCAGTCAATTACAGAGGCGCGCCAAATATCGCATACCGACTCCGGCGATCAGATAAAAGGATGTTGGTAGAAGGCGCAATCAACGCCGCCCGCCTACTTTTCGCTGCCGGCGCAACAGAGATTGTGATGCCCTATACACAACATTTCCCTATCAAAACAGAAATGGATCTTGAGATTGTCCGCCGACGCGGCATCGTCCCAAATGACATCATGCTCGCTTCAAGTCATCCGCAAGGCACACTCCGAATGGGTGAAAATCCGAACCGAAACGTCGTCAAGCTTTCAGGGGAATCCCATGCAGTGAAAGGTTTATTTGTTGCCGATGCGAGCCTCTTTCCAACCTCTATCGGCGTACCACCAACCTTGGCAATCGCAGCACTCGCTGAGCATGTTGCAAACCAGATAATCGAAAGTGGTATTGTCCAGTAG
- a CDS encoding pyridoxal-phosphate dependent enzyme, whose translation MIESIAHHPLGNFPTPVQRLSNLERTLGFQSLWIKRDDLSGPLGGGNKVRKLEYMFAAAAQADLKETLFTIGPTGSNHVRATAVYGKASGFQVECLLFKQPPTDYSEKNYRTICEHADQIYEVKRMETMFARYAYEQIKTTLGIGEERYFIPAGGSAPLGSVGYVKAVSELKSQIEEGVLPEPRFIFVPVGTCGTMAGLEVGVRLAGLQSRIVGVRVADRVVANAWAISHMVRRTLRLMGAVDSSNIHARSIELWHDDFGDGYAIPTEAGKRAVAMMAEHEGLTLENTYTGKALSGLIHYVKAHGYEDEPMLFWHTYGTT comes from the coding sequence ATGATTGAATCAATCGCTCACCATCCACTTGGAAACTTCCCGACACCCGTGCAACGTCTCTCAAACCTTGAGCGAACCCTCGGTTTCCAGTCCCTCTGGATAAAACGAGACGATCTGAGCGGCCCGTTGGGAGGGGGCAACAAGGTGCGAAAACTGGAGTATATGTTTGCAGCGGCAGCACAAGCAGACCTTAAAGAGACACTCTTCACAATCGGGCCGACAGGTTCTAACCATGTTCGGGCAACAGCGGTCTACGGCAAAGCGTCTGGATTCCAAGTAGAGTGCTTGCTCTTTAAACAACCGCCTACTGACTATTCCGAAAAGAACTATCGCACAATTTGTGAACACGCTGATCAGATCTATGAGGTTAAGCGTATGGAGACGATGTTTGCGCGTTACGCTTATGAACAGATAAAAACGACGCTTGGCATCGGAGAGGAACGCTATTTCATTCCAGCCGGTGGTTCGGCACCGCTCGGGTCTGTCGGCTATGTGAAAGCAGTTTCGGAACTGAAATCACAGATTGAGGAGGGAGTGCTTCCAGAACCGAGATTTATCTTCGTACCGGTAGGGACGTGTGGTACTATGGCGGGTTTAGAAGTTGGGGTCCGGCTTGCGGGGTTACAATCCCGGATTGTCGGTGTCCGTGTCGCTGACCGCGTGGTCGCAAACGCGTGGGCAATTTCTCATATGGTACGGCGGACCCTTCGCCTCATGGGTGCAGTGGATTCAAGTAATATTCACGCGCGCAGCATTGAACTCTGGCATGACGATTTTGGGGACGGGTACGCTATCCCCACCGAAGCTGGCAAACGCGCTGTCGCTATGATGGCTGAACATGAGGGGCTCACGCTTGAAAATACCTATACCGGTAAGGCACTATCAGGACTTATCCATTATGTAAAGGCGCACGGATACGAAGACGAACCGATGTTATTTTGGCATACCTACGGTACAACCTAA
- a CDS encoding amidohydrolase family protein gives MKTDNGKPSFVQSGMPIIDADLHNRLPTLRMLYPYLPDYWCDYCEESGFPGPDADDYPEGVPTSTRPEITQPSKNRPASDLALLRKHALDFWEVKYGILTCGFRVQSVHNEDLAAALASAVNDWQIEHWLDPEPRLRASLIVPSQNPELAVKEIERLGGHPGFVQVMLPARSQVPYGNRRYHPIYAAVLRHQLVVGIHYGGAPGLPPTSVGWPSTYLEEYVGMSQVFQAQVLSLVSEGVFDKFPDLRVALIETGVTWMPSLMWRFDKEWRGLRSLTPWVKRPPSAYIREHIRLTLQPIDAPPTAAELLQLVGQLDSEDMLMFSSDYPHWHYDTPEEAFPAHLPQSLTRKILSENAREFYRL, from the coding sequence ATGAAAACAGACAATGGAAAACCGAGTTTCGTGCAATCGGGCATGCCTATAATCGACGCTGACCTCCACAACCGATTGCCTACACTCCGAATGCTCTATCCGTACCTACCCGATTACTGGTGCGACTATTGCGAAGAATCTGGTTTTCCGGGACCCGACGCGGATGACTATCCAGAGGGTGTGCCGACCTCAACACGTCCAGAAATCACGCAGCCCTCAAAAAACCGTCCCGCATCGGATTTAGCACTCTTACGTAAGCATGCCCTCGATTTTTGGGAGGTTAAGTACGGCATACTTACCTGTGGATTTCGGGTGCAGAGCGTACACAATGAAGACCTCGCTGCAGCGCTTGCCTCGGCAGTCAACGATTGGCAGATTGAACATTGGCTCGACCCGGAACCGCGTTTACGTGCTTCACTAATAGTACCAAGCCAAAATCCTGAACTCGCAGTAAAGGAGATTGAACGTTTAGGAGGACACCCAGGCTTCGTCCAAGTAATGCTACCTGCCCGATCACAGGTGCCTTACGGCAATAGACGCTATCATCCGATCTACGCTGCGGTGCTCCGTCATCAACTCGTAGTCGGTATCCATTACGGCGGCGCACCCGGATTGCCACCAACATCTGTGGGATGGCCCTCAACTTACCTTGAAGAATACGTCGGTATGTCGCAGGTGTTTCAAGCGCAGGTCTTGAGTCTCGTATCAGAGGGAGTTTTTGACAAGTTTCCTGACTTACGCGTCGCACTCATAGAAACCGGTGTTACATGGATGCCATCGCTCATGTGGCGGTTTGATAAAGAGTGGCGCGGCTTGCGAAGTCTGACACCATGGGTAAAGCGGCCCCCATCAGCATATATCCGAGAACACATCCGCCTGACACTCCAACCCATTGACGCACCGCCCACTGCAGCAGAACTCCTTCAGCTTGTCGGTCAACTCGACTCCGAAGACATGTTAATGTTTTCGAGCGACTATCCGCACTGGCACTATGATACTCCGGAAGAGGCTTTTCCAGCACACTTACCCCAATCGCTGACACGCAAAATTTTGTCCGAAAATGCGCGGGAATTCTACCGCCTCTAA
- a CDS encoding type II toxin-antitoxin system VapC family toxin: MKYLLSLGKLVLNKPFEKLFPEQLDFNRIEILDITVDCLIKLTTLPFHHRDPFDRLIIAQALVEGFPIIGADTIFDAYGINREW, encoded by the coding sequence ATGAAATATCTGCTGAGTTTAGGGAAACTCGTTTTAAACAAACCTTTTGAGAAGTTGTTTCCAGAACAACTCGATTTCAATCGTATTGAAATATTGGATATCACAGTTGACTGCCTAATCAAGCTTACCACCTTGCCTTTTCACCATCGAGATCCGTTTGACCGGTTGATAATTGCACAAGCACTCGTTGAGGGATTTCCAATTATTGGTGCAGATACGATTTTTGATGCTTACGGGATAAACAGGGAATGGTGA
- a CDS encoding serine hydrolase, which translates to MATHQTLEARVDQLFAEWNKPDSPGAAVAVTRGGEVIYKQGYGTANLEYDIPITTTTIFDIASVSKQFAAFAIASLSHDRKLSLDDDIRVHLPDVPDFGNTITTRHLLHHTSGLRDWVQSLVIAGVEMEDVISFQHILRMVRHQKSLNFEPGEAYLYSNTGYNLLAEIVERVTGDSFREWTNAHIFKPLAMTNSHFHDDHQMILKNRAYSYQAAENGGFKHTVNNTTALGSSSLYSTVEDLAKWILNFDDTRIGEQTVIDQMHQRGVLNNGEQISYALGLSIGEYRGLKTVGHSGSWRGFRSHLIRFPDQKFGVVILCNLDTFNPLRLAEKVADLYLLDVLAPVEASEREKAAPAEDIKSEPPTPEQLTEFEGDYYTEELDTTYSIRVHGNQLIAQHIRHDDILLTYTDGHFLGNTWFFPEIRFTRDDTELVTGFRLTGGRVRNLYFEKRD; encoded by the coding sequence ATGGCAACCCACCAGACACTTGAGGCAAGAGTCGATCAACTGTTTGCAGAATGGAACAAACCGGATTCTCCAGGTGCCGCTGTAGCGGTTACCAGAGGCGGTGAAGTCATCTATAAACAGGGATACGGGACGGCAAATCTGGAATATGACATCCCGATTACAACGACGACCATCTTCGACATCGCTTCAGTTTCTAAACAATTTGCAGCGTTTGCTATCGCCTCTCTATCGCACGACAGAAAGCTTTCATTAGATGACGATATACGGGTACACCTACCCGATGTCCCGGATTTTGGTAACACAATCACAACCCGACATCTCCTGCATCACACCAGCGGACTACGGGATTGGGTACAGTCACTTGTCATCGCCGGTGTCGAGATGGAAGATGTAATTTCGTTTCAGCATATTCTGAGAATGGTCCGACATCAGAAATCACTCAACTTTGAGCCGGGGGAGGCGTATCTATACAGCAATACGGGGTACAACCTGCTCGCAGAAATCGTCGAAAGGGTAACTGGAGACTCCTTCAGAGAATGGACAAATGCTCACATCTTCAAACCTCTCGCTATGACGAACTCTCATTTTCACGATGACCACCAAATGATTCTGAAGAACCGAGCATACTCGTATCAAGCCGCCGAAAACGGTGGATTTAAGCATACTGTTAACAATACAACCGCCCTCGGTTCAAGTTCGCTCTATTCAACGGTGGAAGATTTAGCGAAATGGATTCTGAACTTTGACGACACACGGATTGGCGAACAGACAGTGATAGACCAGATGCACCAGCGCGGTGTGCTAAACAACGGAGAGCAAATTAGTTACGCTTTAGGTCTGAGCATCGGTGAGTATAGAGGATTGAAAACCGTTGGGCATAGTGGGTCATGGCGCGGATTTCGGAGCCATTTAATCCGTTTTCCTGATCAGAAATTTGGTGTTGTCATCTTATGCAATCTGGACACATTTAACCCACTCCGTTTAGCAGAAAAAGTCGCGGATCTTTATCTTCTTGATGTCCTTGCTCCCGTAGAAGCATCCGAGCGAGAAAAAGCAGCACCGGCTGAGGACATCAAATCTGAACCGCCGACACCAGAGCAGTTGACAGAATTTGAGGGTGATTATTACACCGAAGAACTCGATACGACCTACAGCATTCGCGTACACGGAAACCAACTTATAGCACAACATATACGGCACGATGACATATTGCTAACCTACACCGACGGTCATTTCCTTGGGAACACATGGTTTTTTCCAGAAATCCGTTTCACACGAGACGACACTGAACTCGTTACAGGATTTAGACTGACTGGAGGCAGAGTCAGAAACCTATACTTTGAGAAAAGAGATTAA
- a CDS encoding DNA adenine methylase, whose amino-acid sequence MIGIENIDYLSNQLITYIGNKRSLLGHIGRAVIQVKKRMGKSRLRVFDAFSGSGIVSRFMKAHASYLASNDFEDYAASISRCYLQNRSSVDLTTISRIVKDLNNRVDKPTSKGFIEKLYAPEDESNITQNDRAFYTPDNARRLDNYRRMIEDYPANFRDSLLGPLLSKASVHSNTSGVFKGFYKNKMTGIGQYGGTNSNALNRIKGRIELEPPVLSQFECDYEVYHDDTNKIASQIKELDLTYIDPPYNQHPYGSNYFMLNLLVHYEEPTDISRVSGIPKNWKRSGYNVQTTSKELFNNLLHTIDTRFFLISFNNEGFIPPDEMRTMLQKIGIVDQFEIQYNTFRGSRNLKNRNIHVTEQLFLVERNFNGK is encoded by the coding sequence ATGATTGGAATAGAAAACATTGACTACCTCTCAAATCAACTTATTACATATATAGGCAATAAACGTTCGCTATTGGGCCACATAGGTAGGGCAGTTATACAAGTGAAGAAACGAATGGGCAAATCACGCCTTCGGGTATTTGATGCATTCAGTGGCTCCGGTATTGTCTCTCGTTTTATGAAAGCCCATGCCTCGTATCTTGCAAGTAACGATTTTGAGGACTACGCTGCGTCAATTTCGCGATGTTATCTCCAAAATCGCAGCTCAGTTGATTTGACTACAATTTCCAGAATTGTTAAGGATCTCAACAATCGTGTGGACAAACCAACTTCTAAAGGATTTATTGAGAAACTTTATGCGCCTGAGGATGAATCGAATATTACACAAAACGACCGAGCTTTCTACACACCCGATAATGCCCGCCGACTAGATAATTATCGTAGAATGATTGAGGACTATCCCGCAAACTTCCGTGATTCGCTACTAGGGCCTCTTCTTAGTAAAGCGTCTGTCCACTCAAACACTTCCGGGGTATTTAAGGGCTTCTACAAGAACAAGATGACTGGAATTGGGCAATACGGCGGCACTAATTCCAACGCATTAAATCGTATTAAAGGGCGAATTGAACTAGAACCACCTGTTCTAAGTCAATTTGAATGTGATTATGAAGTGTATCATGACGACACAAATAAAATAGCTAGTCAGATAAAGGAACTTGATTTGACTTATATTGATCCGCCTTACAATCAACACCCTTATGGTTCAAATTACTTTATGCTAAACTTACTTGTACATTATGAAGAACCCACTGATATAAGTCGAGTATCAGGTATTCCAAAGAACTGGAAGCGCTCAGGTTATAATGTCCAAACAACATCTAAAGAACTATTTAATAATCTACTACATACAATTGACACACGCTTTTTTCTTATTTCGTTTAATAATGAAGGGTTTATTCCGCCTGACGAAATGCGTACTATGCTTCAAAAAATAGGAATTGTTGATCAATTTGAGATACAGTACAATACATTTCGCGGATCAAGGAATCTAAAAAACCGAAACATCCATGTAACTGAACAACTATTTCTTGTAGAGAGGAATTTCAATGGCAAATAA
- a CDS encoding amidohydrolase family protein gives MKKTEIPEQQKPSVIDCDIHNTLASETVLYPYLSERWRKHHSMVGTTDRVGAYIPRAQPFGARYDAWTPSGHRPGSDLDFLREQLLDTFNIEYGILNCLTPVCEMPNLAYAAAWASAMNDWQIEEWLEKEPRLRASMIVVCDDAEFTTAEINRLAKHPGFVQILLLARTMEPLGRRKYWKMYEAAVEHDLPIGIHFTGVGVGPITAVGRPSHYIEDHAGMTQAFQTQVTSLVCEGVFEQFPTLKAVLIEGGFAWLPPLMWRLDRAWKKLRDEVPELKRLPSEYIREHFWVTTQPIEEPPKQEYFDQLLAQLNLDDRLMFATDYPHWDFDSPDQALPKNLAPMLKRKIMAENARNLYQF, from the coding sequence ATGAAGAAAACAGAAATACCTGAACAACAGAAACCCTCAGTCATCGACTGCGATATCCATAACACGCTCGCTTCCGAGACGGTGCTATACCCCTATCTCTCCGAACGTTGGCGCAAGCATCATAGCATGGTCGGCACAACCGACCGCGTCGGCGCATACATTCCTCGCGCCCAGCCTTTCGGTGCCAGATACGACGCATGGACACCCTCCGGACATAGACCGGGTTCCGATCTCGACTTCCTGCGTGAGCAATTGCTGGATACATTCAACATCGAATATGGTATCCTCAATTGTTTAACGCCAGTCTGCGAAATGCCGAATCTCGCTTATGCAGCAGCGTGGGCAAGTGCCATGAACGATTGGCAAATTGAGGAATGGCTTGAAAAAGAACCGAGATTACGCGCCTCAATGATTGTTGTATGCGATGACGCAGAATTCACCACCGCTGAGATTAACCGACTGGCAAAGCATCCGGGGTTCGTGCAAATATTGCTGCTTGCACGCACGATGGAACCGTTGGGACGGCGTAAGTATTGGAAGATGTACGAGGCAGCAGTCGAACACGACCTCCCAATCGGCATCCACTTCACCGGTGTCGGTGTAGGACCGATTACCGCCGTCGGTAGACCTTCACACTACATTGAAGACCACGCCGGAATGACGCAGGCGTTCCAGACACAGGTAACCAGCCTCGTCTGCGAAGGGGTCTTTGAACAATTTCCGACACTCAAAGCTGTTCTAATTGAAGGTGGATTCGCGTGGCTACCGCCGTTGATGTGGCGACTTGACCGGGCGTGGAAAAAATTGCGGGACGAAGTACCTGAACTAAAACGGTTGCCGTCCGAATACATCCGCGAACACTTCTGGGTTACCACACAGCCGATCGAAGAACCCCCCAAACAAGAATACTTCGACCAACTCCTCGCGCAGCTCAACTTAGACGACAGGCTAATGTTCGCCACTGACTATCCACATTGGGATTTTGATTCCCCTGATCAGGCACTCCCAAAGAACCTCGCGCCGATGCTCAAACGCAAGATCATGGCAGAAAATGCCCGGAACCTCTACCAGTTTTGA
- a CDS encoding phytanoyl-CoA dioxygenase family protein, with translation MEFVQLTEAQRQEFEENGYFIMRSVLDNEMIDRLLEAGDRLMASLDLNGGHYGHRRDGLVQEPAFAELVSQTKAIPLVIQLLGTNIHITNTALLYKHPQPHELPERRGWHRDAGIHLDLGHKACPRVGLKVAYCLTDCDVPNSGATLFIPKSHKSGEPLGIPEGEIDPIEPYDEPLLRAGDAYFFESRIYHTTGLNFTDKTAKIVIYGYHYAWLKPEGYLLYYNDRQQPDADVLEKVDDLGKQFLGGGGGAAAQWSAAHNLALEQAPHVVTI, from the coding sequence ATGGAATTCGTCCAGTTGACGGAGGCGCAACGTCAGGAATTTGAAGAGAACGGATACTTCATCATGCGCTCAGTCCTTGACAACGAGATGATAGATCGTTTGCTGGAAGCAGGGGATCGTTTAATGGCATCTTTGGATCTCAATGGCGGACATTATGGTCACAGGCGGGACGGATTGGTACAAGAACCTGCCTTCGCGGAACTCGTATCACAAACAAAAGCGATCCCCTTGGTGATTCAACTTCTTGGCACGAATATCCATATCACCAATACCGCGCTCCTCTATAAGCATCCGCAGCCTCACGAACTTCCAGAACGCCGTGGCTGGCATCGAGATGCCGGTATACATTTGGATCTCGGACATAAGGCTTGCCCGCGCGTTGGGTTGAAGGTGGCTTACTGCTTAACGGACTGTGATGTGCCGAACTCTGGTGCGACGCTGTTTATTCCGAAGAGTCATAAATCAGGGGAACCGTTGGGCATTCCCGAAGGCGAGATTGATCCGATTGAACCGTACGACGAGCCTTTACTCCGTGCAGGGGACGCTTATTTCTTTGAAAGTCGTATCTACCACACCACCGGACTCAACTTTACGGATAAAACCGCCAAGATTGTTATTTATGGCTATCATTACGCGTGGCTCAAGCCAGAAGGGTATCTGTTGTACTACAACGACAGACAGCAACCCGATGCGGACGTACTGGAAAAGGTTGACGATTTAGGGAAACAGTTTCTCGGTGGTGGTGGCGGTGCGGCAGCACAATGGTCAGCAGCACATAATCTGGCGTTAGAACAGGCACCACATGTCGTGACAATCTAA
- a CDS encoding ABC transporter ATP-binding protein produces the protein MIQVSNLTKKYGQNTAVDDISFEVKQGEIVGYLGPNGAGKSTTLKMLVGLLHPTSGEISVAGYDAETELLELKRHIGYVPEEAQLYEHLTLVEHLQLIGRLYHLEERLIAQKIEELAKLFDMAFQANQRISGFSQGMRQKCIIMSALMHNPDVLFLDEPFTNLDVGTVTLMKALLQRLADLGKTILYCTHILEVAETLCPRIMIINSGKLIADAPVEELRQQTNQTALNEIFAQLTETTGIDEKTEEAIRIVTENTPNA, from the coding sequence ATGATTCAGGTTTCAAATCTCACCAAGAAATATGGACAGAATACAGCAGTTGACGACATTAGTTTTGAAGTGAAACAGGGTGAAATCGTCGGTTATCTCGGTCCCAACGGGGCAGGGAAAAGTACAACGCTTAAAATGCTCGTAGGCTTGCTGCACCCAACATCCGGCGAAATCTCTGTGGCAGGATACGACGCCGAAACCGAACTGCTTGAATTAAAGCGGCACATCGGATACGTGCCTGAAGAAGCACAACTCTATGAACACCTGACTTTAGTAGAACACCTCCAGTTAATCGGCAGGCTCTATCATTTAGAGGAACGCCTCATCGCGCAGAAAATAGAAGAACTCGCCAAGTTGTTTGACATGGCATTTCAGGCAAACCAAAGGATAAGCGGTTTTTCACAAGGCATGCGTCAGAAGTGTATCATCATGTCTGCGCTCATGCACAATCCAGATGTCCTGTTTTTAGATGAACCCTTCACCAATCTGGATGTCGGAACGGTAACCCTCATGAAAGCACTCCTCCAACGTTTAGCCGATTTAGGGAAAACGATCCTCTATTGCACACATATCCTTGAGGTTGCCGAAACGCTCTGTCCGCGAATCATGATTATCAATTCAGGGAAACTCATCGCTGATGCCCCAGTAGAAGAATTGCGACAGCAGACGAATCAAACCGCACTCAATGAAATTTTCGCACAACTGACGGAAACAACAGGCATTGATGAAAAAACCGAAGAAGCCATTCGGATTGTGACGGAGAACACCCCGAATGCTTGA